Genomic DNA from Porites lutea chromosome 4, jaPorLute2.1, whole genome shotgun sequence:
attgaaataggtgtatacacTGTACAATCTTTACAGatgagtttttgttttggttcAAAACCCTCACAAGGCGACCAAAGGGTGGTGGGGGGCAATACAGCATCGCGTTTTATCTCATAATAACATTAACCCTTAAGTTCCAGTATCCACTATTCTCCAGAccgatctccatacatttcctttgaaaagtcagttgagagaatttgttgaaagacCAAAGCATTTTCCGTtgagtgatcattttattaattcttgcAACCTTTCTTCTTGATTATGCATCAGCGAATTCCAGCTGTGCCCAGGCCCCCCTGGTTTCTGCAGGGTATTTGCCTGCCTTGTCAGTCCCAGGGGTGGGGTATTAACAAATTTTGCGCTGCTCGGGGGTCAGGCATTCGCCAACCTGGGGGCCACCCCCGAGCTTTTCACATGCACCTGCTTTCTTATCTGAATGTAACTACAGTGTAGACAgaggattttactggaaaaacaatcagcctgcttatcaagccagaattacatagtgAAATTGGGAGCTATTGACTTGAATAAATACTTTtgtggttattgaatcaaatttctgttgatattatttgaagaaaatcCTTTCATATTTGTAAAACTTTCCAGAACAGATAACTCTATAGCACACTATTAATAAATTGTAATGTGAATAATGTTATAATAATACTAACACCATAAGCTGGCATCATGGCGgtgtgaagtcttaattagggTGAATTTATTTAGCCTGCGAATGGGAGACATTTCTCCTCGCCCATCACTGCTGAGGGATGTTTCGTGAcaaggaacgtctgcgactcagcaacagaaattccatactgatggcgtaaatcaatgtttacataaaaaatccggtagtcatggggttctaAGCTCaactttgttcaattttacatttCTCCTGGTTGATTTTGGTGAAATGTTGTGTTCATCTGTGAATGAGCTCcaaaaaactcaaatgcttcttctagagaagagtATATTCCGCAAATAttaactgttttgttagagattcatttGACTTTTACATTTGACTTTTGTGGCCTTTTGACTTGTGTCTGTTATTCGTAAACAgtagctaaaacaatgaaactactTCATCAATCAATAATTAGCTCTTCTGACCGGattgcatcatcagtatggaatttctgtcgctgagtcgcagacattcCTCCTTGCGAAACGTcactcagcggcgatgagcgaggagaaacgtctgccgttcacAGACtaggattcatttgcaacaatTTAAATGTATACTGTAGCTGCCACAATGTTcactggaattttttattgtattaaggcttaaaaacaaaaaattccagCACACTAAAGCAACAGCTATATGCGtaagttgcaaatgaatccacccttaGAATAACACTATTTCAAAGGCAGccattaattgaaacaaaaaattgcacattaaaatgcttaaaacttGCATCACTGGAATTCAACCATATGATCAATGATAAAAGGTTGCAGTGTTGATGGAGGAcagggcatttgccctcttttgtCGTTCCCGTCCCCGGGGattttgacagctcaagagtcccggTCTACAGGAATTTGACATTCAAGGCCAAAAaatacccggggggggggagggggggtaaaTGTACTGTATTTACTATTTGCTTCATCTGTAGTGGTATGTCACTAGATAtgtgcatgaattaaagcaacaTAAACGTTTGGTTATTTTACCTTTGGTAAATTGTCCTCCTTTTGCCTTTTTGAACGGCTCCAGCGCCAGAGTGATTTTCCCCCCGAAAATTGCATCACTCTGCATTCAAAGCACGCAGCAGAAAGCTCGAAAGATTCAGGCTTCGTTTCTTATCTTCTGATCAAAAATCCATCTAAAAGGCCTAAAGCTGGCCCTTGAAGGAAATTTAAATCCTACAGTTTGGGAATGGTTAATATGTGTGGCAAGATTTACGCATGCCAGCCAGAAGTGTCCCTCTGATTGCCTCATTTTGATTGGATTTGTTAACCAAATTCTTAAACAATAACTGCTTTAAAGCAGACTTGGTAGGAGATAATTGTTTAAATTGCTGTGGGTCCCGGACACAATCGATGACATCTTGTCAACATGAGGCAATTTATGTTTTAAAGTGCCCATTCCAACAATCAACAGCAGAATCGTTTTCAGTAGATAACCTTACCAATGTAGTTCACTgcttttttatcagttttactGGCCTCAAAAGGTGAATGAAGCTACAGAGTGAACAAGCTGAATTATAATTTCCCCAAGGAGGGGAATTAGAAAGCGAGTCAAACAGTTGTACAGTGTTAGAAACTTATAAAACTTATATAGTACTGATAATTTTTATTGAGGTATACTGTATGCTCAATTGTAATTTTAAATAGCCTTGAAATGCTCCTTGATAACGGATAAAATCTCGGGCATTTATTGCTTGCATTATGTTCTGTGAATGTGGttattttaaactattttccattttaaaaaCTCATGCATCAAGATAAAAAACAGttgttaattaattttgtttctgttgtatTAAGTGTATGtaatttcttctttatttaaGAATCTATTGATATGTAATGTGTGTAAGaagcaaaaaagtgaaatagaaaaggaagaaaataaaaacaaggttgGGGCAGCAGTTCACTTCCAATATGGAACCTCTAGTTTAAATCTACCATGTATGTGGGTGGGTCTCTCTTCTTACCAAAGTGTAGTTATAAATGGAGAACTTACCAGTAAAGTTGATCCATTGTACTTCTTACTTCCACCGGGCTTGTGTTGATAATTGGCTTCCTGAATGAGTGACATAAAGAACTGTGTTGACATGAAAATTAAGTCAGCCAATCTTTTTTCAATCCTTCCTGAACAATGCTGTGAAAGCAAACAGTGATTCACTTATGTAAATCTCCGTTAAATTACAGTTGTTTTAGGTTAAAGTAAGGTCCCAAAAGCAGTGGTTAATATTTTATACAAGGgctaataattttaattaagtCTTTGTTAGGAAAGGCCAAGAGAAAAGACAAACTGGGAGGGTAAACAGGTCTACAAGAGGGCTATACATGTTTCTTAAGTGTTCGTTTGCTATGCAGGTGGAATACTCACATAAGCTTACTGAAAAGAGAAGAAGGGACCGGATGAACTCAAGTATGTCTGAAATAGCTCAACTATTGCCATCTTCATCTCCTTCAAAACAGGTGAGACTATTATTTGTACCCATGTGTACTGGCCTCTGGTGGAGGCATGATTTGTAGCTGTAACATAGTcatgcaaagaaatgtacaaaaaagtgtatcgcaggtgcaaagttgttgttttgatagTCTAAAAAGCCCATTAACCTTGCACTTAGTTCCAGCTAGTGAACCGTTTTCTTAGTGGTATGTGTGGCCACTGATGGCCCTGCCTGATCGCTGTCTGTTCTTGGTATTTGCATTTGTCTTGCTTGATACTGATGTACCTCTTTCTTTCCATGTAAAGCTGGAGAAAGCTGAAATCCTAGAGAAGACAATAACATACATCAAAAAACTTCAAGAGATCACTGGAAAACAGGAACCTAAAACAGGAAGGAAATCTAGTGATCCAAGTCTGGCAGGTATGTTTTATAGACCCAAGTTAGGAAATGGATACTCCTCATATCAGCATCTATGATACAGGTACATCTGGTGTTAAATCAGTGTCAGACTTGGAAAATTGCAAACACCTAAAATGTCCTACTCCTGGGATATTGTTTGTAAACCTTGTAAGGAATGTTAACAATATATTCCGGGTCCCGACTTGTGGCTACTCTTAGTATTTCATCACACattaacatttttatatacagtagaaccctgTTAACTCAAACTCTGAAGGGAGACCAAAAACATTACGAGTTATGGGGGTCAATTGAATGCCAAATTTGCCAccttacagtgtaataataattattaatagttAGTAATTTTTCAGCCATTCTGTGTTTGGTACAGTGCTaatttaacttatttcatcAGAAAGGTAACATGATTATGCTTGTTATGGTCATAATTATGTGATCTGTCTGttgcaccaatcaaaatcaaattgctgtagTGTTAGTTTTGGTGGTTTTACTAATTATACAACAAGAAGAAATAAGGAAATGGCATCTGAGTGGagttacaagaaccagaatttGAGTTACtggggtaaatttcagtaaaattttGATCAAGAGAAAAAATAGTTAGCTCGAGCTAGCAAGGAATTAGATTTATCCGAGTTCAAATTaaccgagtaaaaatgactgaaaattgGGACGAAGTCCAAAGAAAGTGGGACTTAGTTCAAGTTTGCGGGGAGTTCAAGTTAtcagggttctactgtatttataaattttaataTGGTGGTGATAGACTGATTCTCTTTGCACCTATTTATTTGTCAAAATATGTGACAACTTTGAAACCACTAAAAGATTGCTGTTATCCAAACATCTCATCATAGAAATACATTCTGTTTTTTGTGGTAAGCAGAAATTCCCTACTCATGCATTATCATTACAAATTAATGAGAGTACATTTACTTTTTTGTAGCAAATCGGGATGGAACACTCACTGAGAAGGCAGATTCAAATTCTGACTACTACAGTGGCTTTAGCGACTGCATAAAAGAAGTATTCCACTGTCTCACCAATGTGGAGGCCATGGATCTTCAACAGCCCTGTTTTCAGAGACTCATGTGCCATTTGCAAAATGAACTGAAGTTTATGTTTGTAGAAGGAGGTGGATCTGAACAGGGTCAACATCTTGACTCATCTTCTAATGGTGATTCGGATAATGTGACATCAACAAGGGGCCCCAAGACTGCCTTGGGATGCAAAAGGTCTCATGATAGCATTGAAGCTGGCACCCCACAGGAGCCTCATTCTAGTTTTAGCCCAGCAAAGCGCCAACATATTAGTGATTACAATAACTGTTCTGAAAGCACTTTATGCACAAGAGAAAGTGACATCAGTCTAAGCAGTTTAACTCCACAGGAGACCATGAGTCCGAGCAGCTCTGGAACAGGAGGTAATGGCCACtccaagaaagagaaacaaaaggcTGCCCTGAATGGAGTGAGTTTCTGGATTGGAAGTGGAAGTCCTCTTTCAAATCCAGAAAGCTCCAGTGACAAGGAAAAACGGGAAGGACTTTCCCCCAGCACCAACATGTTTGATAAAGTCAATGGAGAAGGCAGTGGTTGTGTGAATGAGGCTGTCAGTGGAAGCCTTAAATGGCCTAATAATGGTCTTGATTTGCCACTGGTTGCGACACCTATTCCACCACGAACACCGTACATACCTAACCCTTACACAGTGCCAACATATGCTCTTCATCCATCTGGCACACACTATATTCCTGTAGTACTTCACATGAACATTGCCCCACCTTCACTGCCTGAAATGAATGGAAGCTTCAATCCAGTGCCTAATATGGCTGCACTAACCTTCATGAGAATGGGAGGGTTACACTACCCTCCATATTTCCCATATGGTGTACCTTTTGTACCCCCTGTGTCTAGCGGTATCAATGGGATGAATGGTTTACATAATCCAAAGCAGGAATCTACTCAGAAACAGTGTGAGTCTAAGCCAAGAGAAGTTGATTCCTCCACCTCTGTGTTGGAGTCTCATTCAGGAAATGAGTGTAGCACAACAGATACTTTAATTTTGTAGAAAAGTACATCTGATGTTCATGAACAGCAACCTCCACATAGCCACCAACATGTACATTGTAAAAAGTTTAAGAACTTTGATTATTGAAGTTCATTATTTAGATTATAGAAGGGCATTTGAAGGCCTTTGTGCAACAGAAGCATCCATGGAAATGAATTCTTTTGTCCTCTCCTGCAATTGCTGTTGACATTGATTACACGTATATGCAGAGTCCAATATTAACTGCTACAGTGTAAAAGTCAATTTGTCAATGAAGGGCACATGAAGGCTTTTGTGCAACAGAGgtatacagctgtacatgtacatagcTTTTTTCGCCTTGAATACAACTGCTCTTATGAAACTTGTGTATCAAGagtattttttgttaaatgtcAAAGAAGTTCATTCGAACATAATTTATTAAAGGGCACTTGCAGGCTTTTCTGCAACAGAGGcagaaatgtgaaaattttatGCCTCAAATACAGATTCTGTCATGGAATAGTACGCATCAAAAATCGTGTATTGGTCAAATAAATACTTTATCAACATGGTGAACCATTTAGATGTACATACCTTAATTTATTCTGAGCTTGCCAGCTCTCCAAGTGTCACAGTTCGATGCAGTCCACGGATTGACCGCCATCTTGGAATTTAACATCAAACCGCTGACCAACTCATGGAAGGCTCTCACGTTTTCTTTTTCGAGCCAAAGAGGGCCAGAAAAAGGGTCAAATTTTTCATTGTAGTTTAACGGGGTTAAGGGACTTTGCTACGCTTACCTAGctttttccatgtggctattcATAGTGATGCGGCATTGTTGATACGAtagcaacaaaaacaattcagccaaaaagttttaaaatatactTGATTAAATTTGACATTTCCATTGACTACAACAAGAAAAGGCAAAATATAAACGTTACAAAAGTACCCACCCGAGCTTGAAATATCTTCCAAGGCTTGACATCCTGGCCGATCTTTTGCGGAGGTAAGCCTTCCGTTTGAAGTGGTCAGcgatttgttgtaaaattttaaagatgGCAGTCAGTAACAATTAGAGAGCTGGCAAGCAAGGTATGTACATCTGAATGGTTCACCATGTTGATAAAGTGCTTTATTTGACCATCATATGATTTTTAGGGGTACTCGATCTTAAATCAGTGCTCCATATTGTACTCCATGGAGTAGGCTCTGCGGTTTGGCCTCTCCCTGCATGAAGTGATGTATCACTCAGATCTAacgggggtactcaacaaagctTTATAAAGGGAGGCTCCACGCCGAAGTCTAAGCAGTGTTTTGTGCTCAAATGACGCAACACTTGAAAATCGATCCGTGGAATCTACCCAACGTTTTCAACCATTTTCACTTTGCCCACTTTGTTCTGGTTGAGAAAGTTGACCAACCAAACCAACCAAAAATGGTCTTTGTCCCCATTTTAGAACACATCACATTTCCCATTTATCAGAACACTTAACTCTCTGGTGAGTGTGCACGTCTCAATGGTAGCCTAAAATAGGAAGTTTTTGGAGTTACAAACTGATATACATGCAACAAGGTGCTTCTGTCCGAAATGCCTTAACTAATTAAACTCGTTTACAACCCCGCGAGCGAGGTTACATTTTCGGGgtgtgagctggcgtgcgaaaagtagcctgcGCTGGGTACTTGTGTACAGAGTCATAGTAAGCTTAAAAGTTgatcaaaatggcggccgtgaAAATGGGCCTTTGGAGAGATTGTTACAATGGGGTGTATCGAAAGGTAAAGTGGATGAAATATTCCGTAGGCAGTGTATTGACCAAATTGCAATTGAGTTTTTGGAGTACCAAGGATGTGGCTTACTCACTAAGGTTTCTAGGACGTCGAGGATGGATTTTAAACTTGCTGAACCACTACGACTGGCACATAAGACCCATCTAAACTCCATCTTAAGCATATTGTGTCCTAACGCAATATACCAATAGCGTGAACTCTACTCTCCATAATACTTGTATGGTTGTTCGAACTATATAAGATTGCGTAACTTTTCGAAACCCGCCCCAATCAAACCTCGCTCGAGCATCAGAGTGAATGATGTCGCGCGTCATGTGATTCATACATTTACCTTGTTTCGTAATAGCCGACCTCGGCTTGATTCAAGTGATCGGGAGAAATGTTAAAAAGAATTGATAATTTTGAGTCTTTTGGAGTCGAAATCGTGATAACTGTGTTAGAAAGATGGATAATTTGGTAACTCGCCCCAGTTCTGCACTCTTTCTGCAGCTTAACCCCGCCGGAAAATCAAGTACagattttaataataacaattttttttccaatgacAAAAAAACTCGCAAAAATATACCTTCAGTTCTTTGGCAATCTTATATCTTACTTTGTTTCGATTGAACTGTCAAGGTCCAATTTAAGTCTACAATGGAAAgctgaacaaaaacaaagattCTCAAAAGTATTTTTCAGGTACGTAGGTGGAGAAACAGTAGAATTAAGTCAAGTTCTGAGCGAAGTCATATGCATCGCCCCCATTCATCTAAATCTGCGCTGCGCCCAGCTATTGTCGAAGGTCCCTTAATAGCCGTATTCGCCAGCATTATAACGTTGTTGTTGtgttcttgacttgttacatcgtGTACCAAATTTCATCGCAAACCTACGTTAGATTCTTTTACTAAGGATTCACCTAAGGTTTGCTTTTAGTGGGGTCATTTGCGTTTTGGTGGCGTTTTGAGACGCTTAAAGTTGTCCCCTTCCCCCGATAACATGTCCTTTGCTCAAGTTTGTTGTCGGGGAAGCAAACTTCGAGCGACTCGAAATGCCGGGAGGTGTGTTCCCTTAAATGGTCCACacggggatgtgctgctggacaGGGTATTGCTGGTACGGCTTTTGCTGCTCTGTCATAAACACTTACAGGGTACATAATTTCGCGCCAGTCTGTCCTAAATAGCGTATATAATTTTCGTGCGAGTCTGTCCTAATCATAAACAGGTTATTGCCTGCACGATTGATTTAATTTGCTTGAAGAAATTTGTTTGTGCTCCGGTATACAAACTAATGACTACAACGTGAACTTGCTctattgcaattgccaataaatggctttaaaTAAGAGCCATAGTGGGACCACTATGGCTCttgctttaaaacaaaaaggcgTGCATTTTGACCTGTGTCCTGAACCcggtaataaaattgagggtgttgtcctaaacagggtatttATCTTAAGGATATTTTGTTCTTTACAAGGTCAGGGATTTTGAACCGTCAGCAACTCGCCTATACCTCGATATACCCATAGAAATATTGCTACACCCCCGGGTGAAAACGCTACCCAAACGCAATGACCACACTAAAAGCAAACGGGGCCGGCGAGAAAACGTATATAAACGAATACATAATATCAAGAGTTAACAATATTTAAGTATTATTTATTAAGCAATGTTTTCTCTAttcaaaacaagtaaaaagaaacGAGAATCAAATCGAACGACGTTTCAGTGTCATTGTGATGCAATTTTCAAATTCAGAGTGTCTGGTCGGGTCGATAAACCGTCAGAAATAACTATACCTAAGGATAATTTTGAAGGGTTTACTAGGAGGGCGCTCCTCTGAATACACAGAACGATCTGCATTTAAAAGATGTCCATGGGTTATGGGTTCCTGACACAATCCCTTTGTTTTCTCTGACAAAATACTGGCAGTCGAGTCGTAAGCTTCACAGAATTTCATGCGAAGATAAATTGACGATATaaactcagttgataaaacgAATTTCACTCCCCCAGCGACGCAGCCCTAAAGTTTCCTTCAGAATCTACCTCTTTATTTACTTGTCCGGCGTATCCTGTGTGGCCTACGTTCGGAACGGAAAAAGAGAGAACACCTTCAGCCTAGCTATACCCGGCAATAGTGTCGATTAATGGGACGTGATCACTGCTACTAATACCGagattcagaaagaaaaaacgcagAAAACGGTCTTTAAACCTGCTCGATTTAAACGAAGCTACGAAATTCGTCGAGGTTACCTGAAAAACTCGCTTCCCTTTCTTCGTCacttattttcatttgtttttttgaatGGGCAAAGTGAactcttattctttttttttgcggaTTAGTGCTGTTGGGGAAGCAATAGACCTTTAACTCACTCCTACTGCTTTGcatgaaaacaaacattttgcaGGTAAGTCCGGTGTAAAAACAAAGCTCTTTTGTCCGAGGACTTCATATGGCTTCCTCGTGTCTATGCTATTAATCACGTTTCCCAGTTCGAAAGCTGAGGGAAGATGCGTTCGGAAATTATGTTGGAAGAAAGGCtccattttttctttgctgcaaACCTTTTCGGTTTCCGACTTGCTTATTTTGGCCAGCCAAATCTATGATTTTAACCTGTTTATTGCGTAATAGAATGAGCTTTCTAAAATGACTTAAAACAGAATATGATACTGCACAATTACGATTACGTATCGCTATAGAGAGTTTTCTCTCGCGTGGCCAGCAACTATGCAAACTTACTGGAACAAAGGCACGATTTTTCATACGAAAAAGGTTGAACTTCCACAGGCCTGGTTTGGAACATGAACATGGCCGcggtttcattgttttgggacacttATGTTTccgacgtgacgtcatgtgaaaacgtcCTATGCGCTAAACTAGTGTTTACACTGGTCAGCaattattcataaaaaaatgttggaaTTTGTTGCACGGAACAGAACCCATTTCTATCCTAGGTCAAAAACGTCCAAGAGGTTAAACGGCCTGATTCTGGCTTTCATTACTGCATGATACTCTGCAAAATGTGTCATTCAGCAGATGGTGAAACGTCTGTTACTGGTTTATTACGTCAGCCACTGTCAATGTCAAATGGCTCTTGAAACAACGGGTTCTTATATTTTAATAGTTGGGgcatttaaataacaaaaataatactttCTAACTTAAACTTGCTATCACTATACCTGGAAATATTTGATTGTTTACGCgtaaaagaaaaagtgaaaaccTCACTACCATTTTTGTCCAAAGAGGTTTACTGAATTTACTCGGAAGACGGTGACAGATTTCAAAGGTTGAAGCATCCTTTATTGACACAGATTTAACaaaagttctgaaaaaaataaattctgattggttattCAAGTCATTAATACTTGATTAAACACACGTCATGTCTTTAATGATCTTTAAATTTcccaacaatttttttccaatcCTCTTTTAAGGTGTTGTTCGTTCTCTCGAAGCTTTCTCTGTTGAGAACTCGCAGGGTCAAAGTCATAAAACATGAGGTCACTTCCCGCCATACTTTGTCTTGTTTCAGTTGTTGTGTGCGTTTTGTCATTTCCATCTGCCTTCAAGGTAAGCCTGCTGCAAGGCAACATGTTTTATAGCATGTAATCAGTAAATACCTCAAAGGTTTATTGAAAAGTTGCATCGACCTAGATTTCTCTCGTAGAAGATTTCCATTTCTTATTAAATCATAGTTTTGAATTATCATACATCATACCAACAAGTTAGGGTCTGTTTTCATTCGATATCCAGACAGCGAGAAGTGGGTTGTTGCAGCAGCACTTTATTTCACATCGACTTATAGGTGTTTCTATAGTTAAGAAACTAGTGTTGAGTGTTAAGAGTGTTCGATATAGCTTCTCAAATGAAGGATATGTCTTAAAGGAATCCAATGCTTCAGTTCACAACAATGTCAATTTGAGACCACGCTACATTTAACACTGACTCTAAAGGGCCGTAGAGGACTGTtcctttcaaaattttcccTATTGATGTGCACATAAAGGCAACTTTTATGGGAAGATAATTGAAATAAGTCTCATTTGGAGCTTCAAGTGGTATgaaatatgaaacaaaaaaaagctataAGGATCTACCCTGATTTCCAGACCTACAGTAGTTCATACATCCTTTAATAAACTCCAGTTCACCTGCATCTATCTCGGTTCTTTGTATCTCTCTTTCAGTAGTGTTGATAAAACCGGCAAAGGCGCCTTAAAAAGATAAGCACGCCTTCGTTCGGGTGTTGAATTTAACTTAATAACTGAGACAATAGCATTTCAATAATTTTCGAAGAGATAACGATGAGCACTGAGAGAACATTGATTGAAATCGGCTTATTACAGACCATTTACAAAGATGACTTTCTTGGGGCCCACTTTAATTCTCTGCAAAGAGAATACTGAACGGTGGATTGTGTTTTTCCAAGCGCAAGTTAGAAAATTTCGGAAAGattttttcttgctttgttCTTAGTGGAATTTAAGCTATATTTAGTTTTTCTGGGTCAACTTAAAAGATTTGCGGTGATCGGAGAATGTAGATATTGCTGACTTTCTGTCTCTGTACTAAGTGAACCTTAGACTCTGGACCCAATTCAAGCTCGTTAGTCACGTTTGCACACGCTGTCCGTGCGTGAAGTACAGCAGACAAAACAACGTCTCAGACTTCAACTTCAAATTATGGGTTTAAACAACAGCTATGGGTATCTCGGTGTATGGAAAAGACTATCTGACTGAAATTTAGGTTTTGTTGGATGTACCACGGTTGGCTATGATGACTGAATAAGGTTTGAAATCAAGAAGGTCGTGACAAGAAAGGTGCTCAGAAATACTGAGCCCAAAAAATTGGGGTTGGGTTGAAACTGCCCTCACGTATTCATATCTTAAGTTTCTTTAGCACAAGGTTCTTATTAAGAAGCATGGACAACCGCGACCTTGAAAGCTCAATCTCCGCACTTCCAATTATGTTTCCTCAGTGTCGGTTGGATTTTAATGAAACTTTTTATTCTA
This window encodes:
- the LOC140932775 gene encoding uncharacterized protein; amino-acid sequence: MAESSTDMIEALSDRSISRCSTHSPLSYGPTKLRGSKVEYSHKLTEKRRRDRMNSSMSEIAQLLPSSSPSKQLEKAEILEKTITYIKKLQEITGKQEPKTGRKSSDPSLAANRDGTLTEKADSNSDYYSGFSDCIKEVFHCLTNVEAMDLQQPCFQRLMCHLQNELKFMFVEGGGSEQGQHLDSSSNGDSDNVTSTRGPKTALGCKRSHDSIEAGTPQEPHSSFSPAKRQHISDYNNCSESTLCTRESDISLSSLTPQETMSPSSSGTGGNGHSKKEKQKAALNGVSFWIGSGSPLSNPESSSDKEKREGLSPSTNMFDKVNGEGSGCVNEAVSGSLKWPNNGLDLPLVATPIPPRTPYIPNPYTVPTYALHPSGTHYIPVVLHMNIAPPSLPEMNGSFNPVPNMAALTFMRMGGLHYPPYFPYGVPFVPPVSSGINGMNGLHNPKQESTQKQCESKPREVDSSTSVLESHSGNECSTTDTLIL